The following coding sequences are from one Musa acuminata AAA Group cultivar baxijiao chromosome BXJ1-6, Cavendish_Baxijiao_AAA, whole genome shotgun sequence window:
- the LOC103989540 gene encoding uncharacterized protein LOC103989540, with the protein MAAEEDKSGDFYAVLGLRKECSETELRNAYKKLAMRWHPDKCLASGNARIVGEAKEKFQEIQKAYSVLSDSNKRFLYDAGVYDNDDDNDENGMGDFIGEMLEMMSQTKPNENSQDSFQELQELFVEMFQDDLDAGFGGSIFHDCPWAQPTNGQDCWTSSGLHFANGRSKCGNKRGNSAVNLGKVNLEELEHGTSDFYFGLNDAAQPSQGKGGSNNKRRNGRKQKVSSNHDVSS; encoded by the exons ATGGCGGCCGAAGAGGACAAAAGCGGCGACTTCTACGCCGTGTTGGGGCTCAGGAAGGAGTGCTCCGAAACCGAGCTGAGGAATGCGTACAAGAAGCTTGCCATG AGGTGGCATCCGGATAAGTGCTTGGCTTCGGGAAATGCTCGAATCGTGGGGGAAGCCAAGGAGAAGTTTCAGGAGATCCAGAAAGCCTACTCTG TTCTCTCAGACTCCAATAAGAGATTCCTGTACGATGCGGGAGTCTACGACAACGATGATGACAATGACGAAAAC GGTATGGGAGACTTTATAGGGGAGATGTTGGAGATGATGAGCCAAACGAAACCCAAT GAGAACAGCCAAGATAGCTTCCAGGAGCTGCAGGAGCTGTTTGTGGAGATGTTCCAGGACGACCTGGATGCCGGATTTGGTGGTTCCATCTTCCACGATTGCCCCTGGGCTCAACCGACCAATGGCCAAGATTGCTGGACTTCATCGGGACTGCACTTTGCTAATGGAAGGAGTAAGTGTGGCAACAAGCGAGGCAACTCAGCTGTGAACTTGGGAAAGGTCAATCTTGAAGAGTTGGAACATGGTACCAGCGACTTCTATTTTGGG CTGAATGATGCAGCACAGCCATCACAAGGGAAAGGAGGCAGTAATAACAAGAGAAGGAATGGAAGAAAGCAAAAGGTTTCATCCAATCATGATGTCTCATCCTGA
- the LOC103989535 gene encoding beta-ketoacyl-[acyl-carrier-protein] synthase III B, chloroplastic, with the protein MANALGLVSSSLHSFQWRNRAPLWLSRSDKRAPFICCAAGDDGVEGHVLGAASSRSHRPRVIGMGSKLVGCGSSVPKLLISNDDLAQIVETSDEWISVRTGIRNRRVLSGNETLSGFAVDAAKGALQMAQLEAEEVDLVIMCTSTPDDLFGCGTQVQRDLGCKNAWAFDITAACSGFIVGLISATRFIKGGGFQNILVIGADALSRYVDWTDRGTCILFGDAAGAVLVQACHSDEDGLLGFDLHSDGHGHRQLNALAQGDDDKLISNSNGAPLFPPRKSSFSCIQMNGKEVFRFAVRSVPQSIEAALEEAGLSSSSIDWLLLHQANQRIIDAVSNRLEIPSDKVISNLANYGNTSAASIPLALDEAIRGGKIQAGNTIATAGFGAGLTWGSAIIRWR; encoded by the exons ATGGCCAACGCGCTGGGGCTCGTCTCGTCGTCCCTGCACTCTTTCCAGTGGAGAAATCGGGCTCCTTTGTGGCTCTCCAGATCCGACAAGAGGGCGCCGTTCATCTGCTGCGCCGCCGGGGATGACGGTGTCGAAGGCCACGTTCTCGGCGCTGCCTCGTCGAGGTCACATCGTCCAAG AGTCATTGGCATGGGTTCAAAACTTGTTGGTTGTGGATCGTCTGTGCCGAAGCTTCTTATTTCCAATGATGACCTTGCACAAATTGTTGAAACCTCAGATGAATGGATTTCTGTTCGAACAGGGATTCGTAACAGACGAGTTCTTTCAG GAAATGAAACATTGAGTGGTTTCGCTGTAGACGCAGCAAAAGGCGCTCTTCaaatggctcaattagaagctgAAGAAGTTGATCTTGTCATAATGTGCACATCCACTCCAGATGATCTTTTTGGATGTGGCACGCAG GTTCAGAGGGATTTAGGGTGCAAAAATGCATGGGCCTTTGACATAACAGCTGCTTGTAGTGGGTTTATTGTGGGCCTAATCTCTGCTACTCGCTTCATTAAAG GTGGTGGGTTTCAGAATATATTGGTAATTGGAGCAGATGCCCTTTCACGCTATGTGGACTGGACAGATAGAGGCACATGCATACTTTTTGGTGATGCTGCTGGTGCTGTGTTAGTCCAG GCATGCCATAGTGATGAAGATGGCTTGCTTGGCTTCGACTTACACAGTGATGGCCATGGCCATAG GCAACTAAATGCTCTAGCCCAAGGTGACGATGATAAATTGATCTCAAACAGTAATGgtgctcctctgtttcctccaagGAAATCATCATTTTCTTGCATCCAAATGAATGGTAAAGAGGTCTTCCGCTTTGCTGTGCGCTCTGTACCACAGTCTATCGAAGCAGCACTGGAAGAAGCTGGCCTCAGTAGCTCAAGCATTGATTGGTTGCTACTTCATCAG GCAAACCAGCGGATCATAGATGCTGTATCCAACCGATTAGAGATCCCTTCTGATAAGGTCATATCAAATTTGGCAAACTATGGCAACACAAGTGCTGCATCCATCCCTCTAGCATTGGATGAGGCCATCCGGGGTGGCAAAATTCAGGCTGGCAACACCATTGCCACTGCAGGCTTTGGTGCTGGACTCACATGGGGTTCAGCGATCATAAGGTGGAGATGA
- the LOC103989536 gene encoding RING-H2 finger protein ATL3 yields the protein MSTPGDEFGGGGGDNTAVVRISSEVMVAAVVFLFMVVVFVFFLYLYAKHYLRPDPALRGRRSRARFVFSAADELGAGAPGRGLDAAVLRVLPVTVYRAADFKEGLECSVCLSELSDGEQVRLLPKCNHGFHLECIDMWFHSHSTCPLCRSPVGAEPSTKPDSDPEAQTPPLQTLQESPVFPTNVLFWGDHDQVNAGSSTTDTVAYGGSSQEGPSSSSGRSGKPEGALVIEIPRRAAEDLPSPISPLPSSRMAMEETRSPVSATFRSLRRLWSHGRWTGSSSSPRGGDIEQGLGGCAETSLPPPKSPSNS from the coding sequence ATGTCAACGCCAGGTGATGAGTTTGGTGGCGGAGGTGGTGATAACACGGCCGTCGTCAGGATCAGCAGCGAGGTGATGGTAGCGGCGGTCGTCTTCCTCTTCATGGTCgtcgtcttcgtcttcttcctctaccTGTACGCCAAGCACTACCTGCGGCCCGACCCCGCACTCCGGGGGCGCCGCTCCCGCGCGCGCTTCGTGTTCTCTGCGGCCGACGAGCTCGGAGCCGGCGCCCCCGGGCGCGGCCTCGACGCTGCCGTGCTGCGTGTGCTGCCCGTCACCGTCTACCGGGCCGCGGACTTCAAGGAGGGGCTCGAGTGCTCGGTCTGCCTCTCCGAGCTGTCTGACGGCGAGCAGGTCCGGCTGCTGCCCAAGTGTAACCATGGCTTCCACCTTGAGTGCATCGACATGTGGTTCCATTCTCACTCCACCTGCCCTCTCTGCCGGAGTCCCGTCGGAGCTGAACCTTCCACGAAGCCGGATTCCGATCCCGAAGCGCAAACTCCGCCGCTTCAGACTCTTCAGGAGTCGCCGGTCTTCCCAACGAACGTGCTGTTCTGGGGCGACCATGATCAAGTGAACGCAGGGAGCTCCACGACCGACACGGTGGCGTACGGAGGAAGCTCACAGGAAGGGCCATCGAGCTCTTCGGGCCGCTCAGGCAAGCCAGAAGGTGCGCTGGTGATCGAGATACCGAGGAGGGCGGCGGAGGATCTCCCGTCGCCAATCTCGCCATTGCCATCGAGTCGGATGGCCATGGAAGAGACGAGATCGCCGGTGTCGGCGACTTTTAGGTCGCTGAGGAGGCTTTGGAGCCATGGGAGGTGGACTGGTTCTTCTTCTAGCCCGAGGGGAGGCGATATCGAGCAGGGTTTGGGGGGATGTGCAGAGACCAGTCTTCCACCTCCAAAATCTCCATCCAACTCCTGA
- the LOC103989537 gene encoding uncharacterized protein LOC103989537 produces MAIRFSYTNIIIPGGYHPEKTSSRASLCHNSKISPKVSVSSNTSGTDTKVFEDQALGVICFRDEKGEIVCEGFDEGPRFDQRSLARKKFDRNRVPNFLRMMMIQANEDAFY; encoded by the exons ATGGCAATCAGATTCTCTTACACTAACATCATCATTCCAGGAGGTTATCATCCTGAGAAGACCAGCAGCAGAGCTTCCTTGTGTCATAACAGCAAGATATCACCCAAAGTATCAGTTTCATCAAACACATCTGGTACAGATACCAAG GTTTTTGAAGATCAAGCCCTGGGGGTAATATGTTTCAGAGATGAAAAGGGAGAAATAGTCTGTGAAGGATTTGATGAAGGACCACGATTCGATCAACGATCTTTGGCACGAAAAAAATTCGACAG GAATAGAGTCCCTAATTTCCTGAGAATGATGATGATTCAGGCTAATGAAGATGCCTTTTACTAG
- the LOC103989538 gene encoding auxin-responsive protein SAUR36-like — MSVQLPPAAMADKGGKLTGIRQIVRLREILQKWHSAALRPKEGRRKAAGVPPAVDKRLKSALLLCDSDEECCRSPEAPPDVPKGYCPVYVGPEQRRFVIPTTYLGLPVFRLLLQKAEEEFGFDHKGALTIPCEIETFKYILQCMERHAKGLIDDEGNPTGLKE; from the exons ATGAGCGTTCAGCTTCCTCCTGCGGCCATGGCTGACAAAGGTGGGAAGTTGACCGGCATCAGGCAGATCGTGAGGCTGCGGGAGATCCTTCAGAAATGGCACTCCGCTGCCCTCCGGCCAAAGGAGGGCCGACGCAAGGCGGCTGGCGTGCCTCCCGCCGTCGACAAGCGGCTGAAGAGCGCGCTGCTGCTTTGTGACTCCGACGAGGAGTGCTGTCGAAGCCCGGAGGCGCCGCCGGACGTGCCCAAGGGGTACTGCCCGGTGTACGTAGGACCGGAGCAGCGGAGGTTCGTGATCCCCACCACTTACCTCGGCCTCCCGGTGTTCAGGCTGCTGCTCCAGAAGGCCGAGGAGGAGTTCGGCTTCGATCACAAGGGCGCGCTCACCATCCCCTGTGAGATCGAGACGTTCAAGTACATCCTCCAGTGCATGGAACGACATGCCAAGGGCCTCATCGACGATG AAGGAAATCCAACAGGGCTGAAGGAATGA